One stretch of Meiothermus sp. QL-1 DNA includes these proteins:
- a CDS encoding pitrilysin family protein → MRALWMLWVGLSLGFAQGLGVPADWPDPFKMQFPRIQPTPFRPFEVTLTNGLRVLLMEDRRLPFVSGRVYIRAGSIYEPDDKVGLTGIFAAVMRTGGAGERSPDQVDEILETLAASVSVSSDSLFTSVAFETLSENLDQVLQIWADVLVRPRFAPERLELEKGRALEAIRRRNDQPTQIAVREFVRRINEGHPAGRISSAASVRAISRDDLLAFHQRFFKPNNAILAITGDFRIPEMVGRLERALAGWRRGEVSLPSFPPPTPRPAIYFLQKETNQSVIYMGLPTVTAFAPGYSELDLLSRILGDGFNSRLFLEVRTKRGLAYATGGAQSQGFGWPGFFYGASISRVEKTAEVIELMLAQFRDLRERPVSQEELELFRNNILNAEVFRFTSRQAVAERIARTRMLGLPPDYYEQYVRQIQAATPADLQRVMQQYVRPEAFVIVVVGDKRQFDRPLSSLGNVIEVPLE, encoded by the coding sequence ATGAGAGCGCTTTGGATGCTTTGGGTTGGGCTCTCGCTGGGGTTTGCCCAGGGGCTCGGGGTGCCGGCCGACTGGCCCGACCCCTTCAAGATGCAGTTCCCCCGCATCCAACCCACCCCCTTCCGGCCCTTCGAGGTCACGCTCACCAACGGCCTCCGGGTCCTCCTTATGGAGGATCGGAGACTGCCTTTCGTTTCGGGCCGCGTTTACATCCGGGCTGGCTCCATCTACGAGCCCGACGACAAGGTGGGCCTGACCGGCATCTTCGCCGCGGTGATGCGCACCGGGGGGGCGGGCGAGCGGAGCCCCGACCAAGTGGACGAGATTCTAGAAACCCTGGCGGCCAGCGTGAGCGTCTCGAGCGACAGCCTGTTTACCTCGGTGGCCTTTGAAACCCTGAGCGAGAACCTGGACCAGGTCCTGCAGATTTGGGCCGATGTGCTGGTGCGGCCCCGTTTTGCCCCAGAGCGGCTCGAGCTGGAAAAGGGCCGCGCTTTGGAGGCCATCCGCCGCCGCAACGACCAGCCTACCCAGATTGCGGTGCGGGAGTTCGTGCGCCGGATCAACGAGGGCCACCCCGCCGGGCGCATCAGCAGCGCAGCCTCGGTGCGGGCCATCAGCCGCGACGACCTCCTGGCCTTCCACCAGCGCTTCTTCAAGCCCAACAACGCCATCCTGGCCATTACCGGCGACTTCCGCATCCCCGAGATGGTGGGCCGGCTCGAGCGGGCCCTGGCCGGCTGGCGGCGGGGCGAGGTGAGCCTGCCCAGCTTTCCTCCCCCAACCCCCAGGCCCGCCATCTACTTCCTGCAAAAGGAGACCAACCAGAGCGTCATCTACATGGGCCTCCCCACCGTGACGGCCTTCGCCCCTGGCTACAGCGAGCTCGACCTCCTGAGCCGCATCCTGGGCGACGGCTTCAACAGCCGGCTCTTCCTGGAGGTGCGCACCAAGCGGGGGCTGGCCTACGCCACCGGTGGGGCCCAGTCGCAGGGCTTTGGCTGGCCGGGCTTCTTCTACGGGGCCTCCATCTCGCGGGTGGAGAAGACCGCCGAGGTCATCGAGCTCATGCTGGCCCAGTTCCGCGACCTGCGGGAGCGCCCGGTGAGCCAGGAGGAGCTCGAGCTCTTCCGCAACAACATTCTCAACGCCGAGGTCTTCCGCTTCACCTCCCGCCAGGCGGTGGCCGAGCGCATCGCCCGCACCCGGATGCTGGGCCTGCCCCCCGACTACTACGAACAGTACGTGCGCCAGATCCAGGCCGCCACCCCAGCCGATTTGCAGCGGGTGATGCAGCAGTACGTGCGCCCGGAAGCCTTCGTCATCGTGGTGGTGGGGGACAAGCGCCAGTTCGACCGGCCCCTCTCGAGTCTGGGCAACGTAATCGAGGTGCCGCTGGAGTAG
- a CDS encoding metal ABC transporter ATP-binding protein, which yields MAAPAVELERFSVRFGEFQALEEVSLEVPPGAFVAIVGPNGAGKSTLLKALLGLERGALRDGPTRVSGQVRVLGLPPGRVPPGWVGYVPQVKGFDRSFPALALEVVVSGLRRRWPFFITQKERSEAEAALAQVGALHLARRRLSRLSGGELQRVYLARSLIRRPRLLLLDEPATGVDAVGEADLYRHLEAYQAESGATILMITHDWDAARHHASRVLVLNRRVVGYGPPEEVLSPAYLGQAFGHVGHEHSLALGA from the coding sequence ATGGCCGCGCCCGCGGTAGAGCTAGAGCGCTTTTCGGTACGCTTCGGTGAATTCCAGGCCCTGGAAGAGGTGAGCCTCGAGGTGCCCCCCGGGGCCTTCGTCGCCATCGTGGGACCCAACGGGGCGGGGAAAAGCACCCTGCTCAAGGCGCTTTTGGGCCTGGAGCGCGGGGCCCTGCGCGACGGTCCCACCCGGGTCTCGGGGCAGGTGAGGGTGCTGGGCCTGCCGCCCGGTCGGGTGCCCCCGGGCTGGGTGGGGTATGTGCCCCAGGTCAAGGGCTTCGACCGCAGCTTCCCCGCCCTGGCGCTGGAGGTGGTGGTCTCGGGGCTGCGGCGCCGCTGGCCCTTTTTCATCACCCAGAAGGAGCGCTCGGAGGCCGAGGCGGCCCTGGCCCAGGTGGGGGCCCTGCACCTGGCCCGCCGGCGCCTGAGCAGGCTTTCTGGAGGTGAGCTACAGCGGGTCTACCTAGCCCGAAGCCTGATCCGCAGGCCCAGACTCCTTTTGCTGGATGAGCCCGCCACCGGGGTGGATGCGGTGGGCGAGGCCGACCTGTACCGGCACCTCGAGGCCTACCAGGCCGAGAGCGGGGCTACAATCCTGATGATCACCCACGACTGGGATGCGGCCCGCCACCACGCCAGCCGGGTGCTGGTGCTAAACCGGCGGGTGGTGGGCTACGGTCCTCCCGAGGAAGTGCTTTCCCCAGCCTACCTGGGCCAGGCCTTCGGCCACGTGGGGCATGAACACAGCCTGGCGCTGGGGGCCTGA
- a CDS encoding metal ABC transporter permease, which yields MLEALQLPFMQRGLLAGLLVGGLASYLGVLVVQRRLSFLGDGLAHAAFAGVALGLLLHQEPLWVALPFAVGVALLITWVRERSSLGDDTAIGIFFAVSVALGVLFMSLRQGFAQDAVAYLFGSILTVTPTDLWTMGLVALGVVLLSPLWPHWAYATFDRELALADREPVGLHDYLLAGLLALVVVVSVKVVGIVLIAAFLVIPAATARLLARTFAGMTLLSVGLGVFSVLPGLAAAYLLDVPAGSAIVLVQALLFALALTRR from the coding sequence ATGCTGGAGGCCTTGCAACTGCCCTTTATGCAGCGGGGCCTGCTGGCGGGCCTGCTGGTAGGCGGCCTGGCCAGCTACCTGGGGGTCTTGGTGGTCCAGCGGCGCCTTTCCTTCCTGGGCGATGGCCTGGCCCACGCGGCCTTTGCAGGGGTCGCGCTGGGGCTCCTGCTGCACCAGGAGCCCCTCTGGGTGGCCCTGCCCTTCGCGGTGGGGGTGGCCCTGCTCATCACCTGGGTGCGCGAGCGAAGCAGCCTGGGCGACGATACCGCGATTGGCATCTTCTTCGCGGTCTCGGTGGCCTTGGGGGTGCTCTTCATGTCGCTGCGGCAGGGGTTCGCCCAGGATGCGGTGGCCTACCTCTTCGGCTCTATCCTGACCGTGACCCCCACCGACCTTTGGACGATGGGCCTGGTGGCCCTGGGCGTGGTGCTTCTGAGCCCGCTGTGGCCCCACTGGGCCTACGCCACCTTCGACCGAGAGCTGGCCCTGGCCGACCGAGAGCCGGTGGGGCTCCACGACTACCTGCTCGCGGGGCTTTTGGCTTTGGTGGTGGTGGTCTCGGTCAAGGTGGTGGGCATCGTGCTGATCGCCGCCTTTCTGGTCATCCCCGCCGCCACCGCGCGCCTCCTCGCCCGCACCTTCGCCGGCATGACCCTGCTCTCGGTGGGGCTGGGGGTCTTTTCGGTGCTGCCTGGCCTGGCCGCAGCCTACCTGCTCGACGTGCCCGCCGGCAGCGCCATCGTGCTTGTCCAGGCCCTGCTCTTCGCCCTGGCGCTCACCCGGCGCTAG
- a CDS encoding Rrf2 family transcriptional regulator — protein sequence MWVSTKAQYGLRALVEIGLRQPEAVPLKEVAEAQGISQHYLEQIAAQLRRSGFIRSVRGARGGYRLGRPSEKITALEVVEALEGSLAPVICLDDPESCWQTGHCSTENLWKRVDEAMRGVLRSTTLKDLIEERKQIEARRLVQLEPAMPKER from the coding sequence ATGTGGGTATCCACCAAGGCGCAGTACGGCCTCAGGGCCCTGGTGGAAATTGGCCTGCGCCAGCCAGAGGCGGTACCCCTCAAGGAGGTGGCCGAGGCCCAGGGCATCAGCCAGCACTACCTGGAGCAGATTGCCGCCCAGCTCCGCCGCTCGGGCTTCATCCGCAGCGTGCGGGGGGCCAGGGGTGGGTACCGCCTGGGCCGCCCGAGCGAAAAGATCACCGCGCTGGAGGTGGTGGAGGCCCTCGAGGGCAGCCTGGCCCCGGTGATCTGCCTGGACGACCCTGAGTCCTGCTGGCAGACCGGGCACTGCTCCACCGAGAACCTCTGGAAGCGGGTGGACGAGGCCATGCGGGGGGTTTTGCGCAGCACCACGCTCAAAGACCTGATCGAGGAGCGGAAGCAGATCGAGGCCCGCCGGCTGGTCCAGCTCGAGCCGGCCATGCCCAAGGAGCGATGA